The DNA segment aacaaGTATCTTTGATAGTTGCCAAGAAACTTACCTTCCTACcgttataatttatatttgctAGTTTCCCAGGCATGTATCAACCTTTCAAATGTAGTATTACTAGTTTCACATGAAAATCATATACAGGATATtctggaatgtttttttttaacttgggAATTTGTGGCTACTtagcttttaattaaaaaaataaacaaacatttattaaggcTTTTAATATCTTTATCTGTATCctaatcatttacatttttttgttttgatcattagaTTAAAATGagtcaaacataataaaacattataataaaaaacatgttttggcccttaaaaatgtacttttgaAATTTTCCCATCTTTGAATCACTTTGATCATTGGACTTTATAGGTAATTTTAGGCGTTTGTGAACTGCGATTGATCTACATCTGAGCAGTCTAGCGATTATATTACcttatgtcattattttaacaatattttattgctaCGGAAGTTTTATCATACAACCTGGAGGTGTCTTACCATTTAAATCATCGCGTGTTGCTAGATACTGAgttttgttagttttttttatttatctttgtaAGGTAGAAATAAGCTTCAGGAAAAATGCCACGATCAGTGCGATCATTTACAGCGGACATAAACGGACATAGGATTCACAAACCCAATTTGAACGGacattcaaatatgaaaactgGACGAAAGGGTCCAGATAATGAAGGTCTTTTTGGAACAATAATGTCTTTTCTTAATACATACGTCGCTCCGCCATTAGTGATCTTGTGTATGCCGACGCTTGTCATGGCAACGTGTTACCTTGACGACCATCATGCCGGAGAGCTGCTCTCGTTTGTCAAGGAAATACAAGACACGCCAGTGGGACAAATGCTTCTTAGAATATGGAATCCATTGACGAAAATAGACTTGGTCGTCATGGTAACGGTACTCGTGTACATGGCCTGGGCGGTGATTTGGATGGTGGTTCTACCCGGGCCACAGGTCGAAGGCCCAATGACGTCACACGGAAATATCCCTGTATACAGGGACAACGGATTCAGACATTATATAGTAACCATGACAGGTTCTGTACTGTTCACAGTTGTTCTTAAATTATCTGGAAGCACACCGACGTTTATTTATGACAGGTTCTCTGAGTTCGCCGCGTTAATGAACGTGTTGGCCGTGGTAGTCGTTTTCATGCTTTACATCAAAGGTATTTACAAACCTTCAACATCTGACAGCGGTAAAACCGGCAAAGGATTCCTTTTCGACTACTACTGGGGCACAGAACTTTACCCAAGAGTGTTCGGCATCGACATCAAAGTCTTTACAAACTGCCGCTTTGGAATGACTGTTTGGCCTCTTCTTGTGTTGGTTTTCGCGTTGAAAAGTTATGAACTTCATGGACTTATCGACAGTATGTTCGTTAGTTCCGTTCTCCAGCTTATTTATGTGAGTAAATTCTTCATCTGGGAGGGCGGTTACTATCAAACAATGGATATAGTCCAGGACAGGGCTGGGTTCTACATTTGTTGGGGCTGCCTAGCCCTTGTACCACCCCTTTACCCAATTGCATCTCGGTACCTGGTTTCACATCCGGTAGAGCTCGGACCACTATCGTCTGCAGTGCTGCTTATTATAGGCACTGTATCAATCTACGTCAACTACCAAGCAGACGAACAGAAAACACTCGCTCGAAAAACAAGCGGAAATTGCGTCATTTGGGGCACGAAGCCTGACGTCATTCGAGCTAAGCACGTGCTACAAAGTGGCAAAAAGAAGAAAAGCATTATTTTGGCATCTGGCTGGTGGGGTGTATCAAGGCATTTCCATTATATTCCGGAAGTTCTACTGGCCGCCTGCTGGACTCTTCCGGCAGGTTTTAGTCATTTCCTGCCGTATGCATACCTATTGTTTCTGACAATATTACTAGTGCATCGCACGTTCAGAGACGATAGAAAATGTGCACAGAAGTACGGTCATTTTTGGAAAACATATTGTGGGAAAGTTAGGTACAGAATAATACCGTACGTTTTTTAAAGGCATACAATCGTCCTTACCATTGCTAGTAATCGGTTGTTACTGGTGTACGTAGGCTTTTATGATAAATTTTTTATAGCCGTACTTATAGAAAATTGCAtccaattttgaattaaatcagtttggGACATGAATGAGCTGAGACGAGAATCTCAGTGTTAAAGGCCCATTCCGTTTCggttaaataaattattgttggATTCATTCAGtaatttaagattaaaatgGTTCGAGGTAAATGAACTccataatgataataaaagaaccaaaaaaaataataaaaattccGGCGACAGCAGAATTCAAACTTGGTTATGCAGATAGTCACGGATGATCCTATACGAGACAGTCACGTGAAGTGTCGACAACATTATAGGTCAACATTGCAGCGGACATTAACTTTTCGCTGTTTATCTTCATTGATGACGGTTTATGgtgcaaacatatttttagaAATGCGATAAAGGTCGCTATCATTGTAGTACGATATCTGCATCCGAACAGTTCATCGCCCGcctatgtttatgtttacaattaatGTCAAGTTTTGTAGGGTAAATTAAACCAAACTTACAATATCACGGCTTATCGCTTCATATCGTCATCTAGTGTGTTTACATAAAAATGCGCTAAGCATTCTTGGATCTCTTTATCAAATTCGTGACCATCATCACCTCATGTGAGCGatctaaataaatatgtttcaaaaggAATTccgtgaacagttttgcaattACTGATGATATGTGTACTttctatataaatgtattttctttacaaataaactttgtttaaaacacTAGAAACAAGCAAATTGTAAGCTTTATTTTACGTATTTCACAAATTGAACCGATTGAGGCGATCGCGTGCGCTTTCTGTCATTAAAGTGGTCACCCAGCTGCGCAATGCCTACGCAAGTTTAAATTGTTATGTGCAACAGCAAACACTTACCCATACTTAATTCAAACtcgtttgttttatattcctGAATTGAGCAGGGATTTATTTCGGCTCTACACTAATTTACATCTCCCTGaaaggtttattttgaaactatAACCGGAAGATATCCTGTTTCTTAATGTGTTGTAAAATTTACAATGAAAGTTTCCTGTTTAACAAAAGTAGAGTATTTCAATTAATgtgaaaatttacaaaaattgtGAAACTAACTACATGGTCTTATAAAAAGGTGAATCGTACAATGAATTTTGTTCCTCATACATTTGAAACTGTTATTTTTCGGTCGTAAAATGATGACGCTGTTGTGTACATGggtttgttatttattacaaaatactgTGCATTATCAACTATCTTATGACCTGAAACCAAGTGACACCGATTGTTACTAACTAGTACAATGTCTAGACGTCTAGAGCTGGCTGATCAAAGATCAGCTAACATCATAAGATACACCTTTCTATTAAGGTATTCAAtccataattaatacaaaaatgctACTGGCTAGGTTTCAGTTTGATGTTACAAAAGGTTTAGTTGCatagttttaaaattttcaCTGAGAGCCTGTTTTTGAGAGCAGTGTTATTTAAGCTTTTATAAAATTGCTATTTAatcatagtttgttttattacctccctttgattttattacctccctttgattgttattatcataataGCAGTATCATTCTGGTGTTATTCAAAATCgtaatcaatgaaaaaataatataatggttaatcAAACCGAATTAATCatagaaataatatattatagtatctaaaatgttcttataaatatttgcatcttttgatggatggcttacctttaatataagttataaaaataactaGACCTTGAAATGAAATAGATGGTGATGAGTGGAAGTCGGGGAGTCACAGTTGTTCATATGTTTACAAGCAAGCTCTACCAATATGGTGAATGACTTATGACATCTTCAATCTATAGATTACTAttctaaatttatcaaaatgttcgTTCTTTGATTAAAATGGCTAATTGTGTCATGCTATTTACgatggtatttttttcaaagctgTATATATATGCTATACTTGATGTACCTACTTCCCGAGTTATTTGAATAATACACCACATGAGTAATGGACCATTTTAATCACGATGAATGGATGTAAAAACTGTTTGTAACAATATCATCAAGCTTAACGTTCAATTAGAAGggtgcatttattgaaaaatcagtgtagtttcatttaaatagttcAATAGTTCAATAGTTAATGGTTTGTTACGTTTCAAGAAACAATTCTTTTTCAAGAATATATAGATTTCAGTTTTACTCTTGAAAAgaattgttcataaaaacaaattgaaaacggaattttaaaacattttatgttttggtccttTTTCATTGTGGAAGATCCTTAATGCAATTGGTGTTACTagaaatgatatttgtattaaaagtaaaactaatgtttattaaatgtgtCTAATGCAGCAGTGCTGGTTGAGCTTGGTCGTTTTCCTTTGTctatattatgtaatattagAGCACTTAATTATTTCCTATGCAAGGTAAATAAATCCTACTTCGCTTATACATCACATGTTTTATGAACAAGTGAATAATGCTACTTTTCTGTATAGCAATGCCAAAGATAACTGGTCTAAATCTGTTAAGAATCTATTAGACTCtcttggatttttttttgttcagtaTAGCAATACTAAGTTATACCAACCAAGTTAAcgtacgtactatgaacgtacttccgtatATAACGGAATGTtttactatgaacgcacattcgccacctacagcggaccgttacatttcTTTAAGGCTACGTCTCTATAATCAGTTTGGTCTGATACTATTAATTCGCATCCCAAgttagaatattttaaacaatttaaaaagattttataTTCGAGAAACATcttgaaattaatatgaaagataaatatagaattgcatTATCCAGACTACGATTAAAATTTGTGTTCACACTCTCTGGAAATCGAGGTTGGaaggtataataatatatcacgTATTAATCGTAAATACAAACTTTGTAATACAAGTATGGTTGAATCTGAATACCACTTTATACTATGCTGTCCATTTTACTCCGATATACTTCTACAGTATAATATTTCAGGATCATGGAATACATTTGTTAAGATAGTGTCATCAAATTAGAATAAAACTTTAAGACGTTTGGCTAAATTCATATATAACATGCTATATTGAGGTGATCTGTCTCCATTGATGCAGTTGCTTCTTAATTTAGTACCTTCAAGTATATTGTTGTACTGGAACATATAAAAGTGTTGTTTGTACTATTTAaatctttgtattttgtgtgcatttctcttaaaggggctatacaccgtgtGATGAAATAACGAAAAAAAGGTAgataattgtcgaaaactgacataaacttggtatcgatgtgtacaatgcattgcaactaactaactgaagtaccacatagtttacaatttatttatttttcgcagttttttcgtatttttccattgaaaaagattactaggtatgtatagtagaattcattctaatgcgtgattggctagcccatgttatcacgtgatattaccaagttaggcatatagcttaaatattccacatGGTTAttatatcaaagagtaaaacactttattaaataattgtcctgagattcgtcacagaaaaaaaaccattttggtgccaatctggtgtatagtccctttaatatgttttatgttactTGTTCATGGCCAAAGGCTCTTGTGTTGCCAATATTGCCAATGgaacttgaaacttgatactTGTGTTAAGATAAACATCAATTCATTAATTTCTTCAGTATGTAAgatttgttgtatatatatatatatatatatatatatatatatatataataca comes from the Mya arenaria isolate MELC-2E11 chromosome 13, ASM2691426v1 genome and includes:
- the LOC128213071 gene encoding uncharacterized protein LOC128213071: MPRSVRSFTADINGHRIHKPNLNGHSNMKTGRKGPDNEGLFGTIMSFLNTYVAPPLVILCMPTLVMATCYLDDHHAGELLSFVKEIQDTPVGQMLLRIWNPLTKIDLVVMVTVLVYMAWAVIWMVVLPGPQVEGPMTSHGNIPVYRDNGFRHYIVTMTGSVLFTVVLKLSGSTPTFIYDRFSEFAALMNVLAVVVVFMLYIKGIYKPSTSDSGKTGKGFLFDYYWGTELYPRVFGIDIKVFTNCRFGMTVWPLLVLVFALKSYELHGLIDSMFVSSVLQLIYVSKFFIWEGGYYQTMDIVQDRAGFYICWGCLALVPPLYPIASRYLVSHPVELGPLSSAVLLIIGTVSIYVNYQADEQKTLARKTSGNCVIWGTKPDVIRAKHVLQSGKKKKSIILASGWWGVSRHFHYIPEVLLAACWTLPAGFSHFLPYAYLLFLTILLVHRTFRDDRKCAQKYGHFWKTYCGKVRYRIIPYVF